From the Lathyrus oleraceus cultivar Zhongwan6 chromosome 4, CAAS_Psat_ZW6_1.0, whole genome shotgun sequence genome, one window contains:
- the LOC127074780 gene encoding uncharacterized protein LOC127074780, translated as MENACDVNQLDADVLLPPRKRLLAGLKKQSSESDATASPSPVAASCVTDVASPSSASFSSEFEARLKHLLNCHSNNPNLTPEEVAEASRKAAVTATKAAEAARTAAEEKAAIAAKAVTKAKSALDLVASFSEDAIVNKERNLKKNKSKKHVPVQLLYKKNKPIENCRKDEELARKLHRAMNSSPRISKNSPKSDSKGSRSKRPRSSSSFEITEGSECGMAVGQDCLSLNNNGQAVVGKIDSEGSNQEVCSSKKDKKNVIKFDRSSQMEIDNGEAESSHSKPKNCEDSHSPSIIGKKRGRTKLKKLPLSICTSKDKAQPREEIKVRRSSSLTELNKDNQHVHTIPVFPVESSTDRMTPIEATSTWKCQDFKVPACIKQNKAVQS; from the coding sequence ATGGAGAACGCGTGCGATGTGAATCAGTTGGATGCTGATGTTCTTTTGCCACCTCGGAAACGGCTTCTTGCTGGACTTAAAAAACAGAGTTCAGAAAGTGATGCTACTGCGTCACCGTCACCGGTTGCTGCTTCTTGTGTTACAGATGTTGCTTCCCCTTCATCTGCGTCCTTTTCAAGTGAATTTGAAGCTCGGCTTAAGCATTTGCTGAATTGTCATTCAAATAACCCTAACCTTACGCCTGAGGAGGTCGCGGAGGCTTCGAGAAAAGCAGCGGTTACTGCAACTAAGGCTGCCGAGGCAGCAAGAACTGCAGCTGAAGAAAAAGCTGCGATAGCAGCGAAGGCGGTTACTAAGGCCAAGAGTGCTTTAGATTTGGTTGCTTCGTTTTCCGAGGATGCAATCGTCAACAAGGAAAGGAATCTGAAAAAGAACAAGTCAAAGAAGCATGTGCCAGTTCAGCTGTTGTACAAAAAAAACAAACCGATTGAAAATTGTAGGAAAGATGAAGAGTTAGCTCGAAAGTTACACCGAGCCATGAATAGTTCTCCGAGAATCTCTAAGAACTCTCCGAAATCTGACTCAAAAGGTAGTCGATCGAAGAGGCCTAGAAGCTCTTCGAGTTTTGAAATAACCGAAGGCTCCGAATGTGGCATGGCGGTTGGACAAGATTGTTTATCTTTAAACAACAACGGCCAAGCAGTTGTCGGAAAGATTGACTCCGAAGGATCCAACCAAGAGGTATGCTCTAGTaagaaagataagaagaatgTAATCAAATTCGATAGGTCTAGCCAAATGGAGATAGATAACGGGGAAGCAGAGTCGAGCCACTCAAAACCGAAAAACTGTGAAGACTCACATTCACCTTCCATCATAGGTaagaagaggggaagaacaaaGCTAAAAAAGTTACCCTTAAGCATCTGCACCTCGAAAGATAAAGCACAGCCGAGGGAAGAAATAAAAGTCAGAAGAAGTTCTTCATTGACCGAACTGAACAAAGACAATCAGCATGTTCATACTATACCCGTGTTTCCGGTGGAGTCATCGACTGACCGAATGACGCCGATCGAAGCTACATCAACATGGAAATGCCAGGACTTCAAGGTACCGGCTTGTATCAAACAAAATAAAGCCGTGCAGTCGTAA